Proteins from a genomic interval of Streptomyces sp. NBC_00820:
- the tkt gene encoding transketolase, with translation MSTKPTTTDLDWTELDQRAVDTARVLAADAVQKVGNGHPGTAMSLAPAAYTLFQKVMRHDPADPEWVGRDRFVLSAGHSSLTLYTQLFLAGFGLELDDLKAFRTWGSKTPGHPEYGHTKGVETTTGPLGQGVANAVGMAMDARFERGLFDPEAPQGESPFDHYVFCIAGDGCLQEGVSAEASSLAGHQKLGNLVLLWDDNHISIEGDTETAVSEDTIKRYEAYGWHVQRVDSKDNGDIDPRALYEAIETAKAVTDRPSFIAMRTIIAWPAPNAQDTEAAHGSALGDDEVAATKRVLGFDPEKSFEVSDEVLAHTREALDRGRQAKAEWNKSFQEWRDSNPERAAEFDRISSGKLPAGWEEKVPVFETGKGIATRAASGKVLQALGPVIPELWGGSADLAGSNNTTIDKDSSFLPAGNPLPEANPYGRTIHFGIREFAMAAEMNGITLAGNTKVYGGTFLVFSDYMRNAVRMSALMHLPVTYVWTHDSVGLGEDGPTHQPVEHLAALRAIPGLNVVRPADANETAIAWTEVLKRWTKEYGKGQPHGLVLSRQGLPAYEPNDDAARGGYVMFEAEGSDGQKTEPQVILIATGSEVHVAVEARERLQSEGVPTRVVSMPCVEWFDQQDQGYRDAVLPPSVKARVAVEAGIGLTWYRFVGDAGRIVSLEHFGASADGKVLFEEFGFTAQNVADKARESLAAAQR, from the coding sequence GTGAGCACCAAGCCGACCACCACAGACCTTGACTGGACCGAGCTCGACCAGCGGGCCGTGGACACCGCCCGTGTCCTGGCCGCCGACGCCGTACAGAAGGTCGGCAACGGCCATCCCGGTACGGCGATGAGCCTGGCCCCGGCCGCCTACACCCTCTTCCAGAAGGTGATGCGGCACGACCCCGCGGACCCGGAGTGGGTCGGCCGCGACCGCTTCGTGCTGTCCGCCGGACACTCGTCCCTGACTCTCTACACGCAGCTCTTCCTGGCCGGCTTCGGCCTGGAGCTGGACGACCTGAAGGCCTTCCGCACCTGGGGCTCGAAGACCCCGGGTCACCCGGAGTACGGCCACACCAAGGGCGTCGAGACCACCACCGGCCCGCTGGGCCAGGGTGTGGCGAACGCGGTCGGCATGGCGATGGACGCCCGCTTCGAGCGCGGTCTGTTCGACCCGGAGGCCCCGCAGGGCGAGTCGCCCTTCGACCACTACGTCTTCTGCATCGCCGGTGACGGCTGCCTCCAGGAGGGCGTCTCCGCCGAGGCCTCCTCGCTGGCCGGCCACCAGAAGCTCGGCAACCTGGTCCTGCTGTGGGACGACAACCACATCTCGATCGAGGGCGACACCGAGACGGCCGTCTCCGAGGACACCATCAAGCGGTACGAGGCCTACGGCTGGCACGTGCAGCGCGTGGACTCCAAGGACAACGGCGACATCGACCCCCGTGCCCTGTACGAGGCCATCGAGACGGCCAAGGCGGTCACCGACCGGCCGTCCTTCATCGCGATGCGCACGATCATCGCCTGGCCGGCCCCGAACGCCCAGGACACCGAGGCCGCCCACGGCTCGGCCCTCGGCGACGACGAGGTCGCGGCCACCAAGCGCGTCCTCGGCTTCGACCCGGAGAAGTCCTTCGAGGTCTCCGACGAGGTGCTCGCCCACACCCGGGAGGCCCTCGACCGCGGCCGGCAGGCCAAGGCCGAGTGGAACAAGTCCTTCCAGGAGTGGCGCGACAGCAACCCCGAGCGCGCGGCCGAGTTCGACCGCATCAGCAGCGGCAAGCTGCCGGCCGGCTGGGAGGAGAAGGTCCCGGTCTTCGAGACGGGCAAGGGCATCGCGACCCGTGCCGCTTCCGGCAAGGTGCTGCAGGCGCTCGGTCCGGTCATCCCCGAGCTGTGGGGCGGTTCCGCCGACCTCGCCGGGTCGAACAACACGACCATCGACAAGGACAGCTCCTTCCTGCCGGCGGGCAACCCGCTGCCGGAGGCCAACCCGTACGGCCGCACCATCCACTTCGGCATCCGCGAGTTCGCGATGGCCGCGGAGATGAACGGCATCACGCTGGCCGGCAACACCAAGGTCTACGGCGGCACCTTCCTGGTGTTCTCCGACTACATGCGCAACGCCGTGCGCATGTCGGCGCTGATGCACCTTCCGGTGACGTACGTGTGGACGCACGACTCCGTCGGTCTCGGCGAGGACGGCCCGACCCACCAGCCGGTCGAGCACCTGGCCGCGCTGCGCGCGATCCCCGGTCTGAACGTCGTCCGCCCGGCGGACGCCAACGAGACCGCGATCGCCTGGACCGAGGTCCTCAAGCGCTGGACCAAGGAGTACGGCAAGGGCCAGCCGCACGGTCTGGTGCTCAGCCGCCAGGGCCTGCCGGCCTACGAGCCGAACGACGACGCCGCGCGTGGCGGTTACGTCATGTTCGAGGCCGAGGGTTCCGACGGGCAGAAGACCGAGCCGCAGGTCATCCTGATCGCCACCGGTTCCGAGGTGCACGTGGCCGTCGAGGCCCGCGAGCGGCTCCAGTCCGAGGGCGTCCCCACCCGCGTGGTGTCCATGCCGTGCGTGGAGTGGTTCGACCAGCAGGACCAGGGGTACCGGGACGCGGTGCTGCCGCCGTCCGTGAAGGCGCGCGTCGCCGTGGAGGCCGGCATCGGCCTGACCTGGTACCGCTTCGTGGGCGATGCCGGCCGCATCGTCTCCCTGGAGCACTTCGGTGCGTCCGCCGACGGCAAGGTCCTCTTCGAGGAGTTCGGCTTCACCGCGCAGAACGTGGCCGACAAGGCCCGGGAATCCCTCGCCGCCGCCCAGCGCTGA
- the tal gene encoding transaldolase: MTDALKRLSEEGVAIWLDDLSRKRITSGNLAELIDQQHVVGVTTNPTIFQKAISSGDGYEQQLADLAARKVTVEEAIRMITTADVRDAADILRPVFDATDGQDGRVSIEVDPRLAHNTRATVAEAKQLAWLVDRPNTLIKIPATKAGLPAIAEVIGLGISVNVTLIFSLERYRAVMDAYLTGLEKAKERGLDLSLIRSVASFFVSRVDSEIDKRLKAVGTDEAEALRGKAALANARLAYQAYEEVFSSDRWKALAADGANKQRPLWASTGVKDPSFPDTMYVTELVAPNTVNTMPEATLEATDDHGEITGDTVSGTYEQARAELDAVEKLGISYDDVVQVLEDEGVEKFAASWNDLLKSTEAELKRLAPTEG, from the coding sequence ATGACAGACGCACTCAAGCGCCTCTCCGAAGAAGGCGTCGCGATCTGGCTGGACGACCTGTCGCGCAAGCGGATCACGTCCGGCAACCTCGCCGAACTGATCGACCAGCAGCACGTCGTGGGCGTCACCACCAACCCGACGATCTTCCAGAAGGCCATCAGCAGCGGCGACGGCTACGAGCAGCAGCTCGCGGACCTCGCCGCCCGCAAGGTGACCGTCGAAGAGGCCATCCGCATGATCACCACGGCGGACGTCCGCGACGCCGCCGACATCCTGCGCCCGGTCTTCGACGCCACCGACGGCCAGGACGGCCGGGTCTCCATCGAGGTCGACCCGCGCCTCGCGCACAACACCCGGGCCACCGTCGCCGAGGCCAAGCAGCTGGCCTGGCTGGTGGACCGCCCCAACACCCTGATCAAGATCCCGGCCACCAAGGCGGGTCTGCCGGCGATCGCCGAGGTCATCGGCCTCGGCATCAGCGTCAACGTCACGCTGATCTTCTCGCTGGAGCGCTACCGCGCGGTCATGGACGCGTACCTCACCGGCCTGGAGAAGGCCAAGGAGCGCGGCCTGGACCTGTCGCTGATCCGCTCCGTGGCGTCCTTCTTCGTGTCCCGCGTGGACTCCGAGATCGACAAGCGCCTGAAGGCCGTCGGCACGGACGAGGCCGAGGCGCTGCGCGGCAAGGCCGCCCTCGCCAACGCGCGCCTGGCCTACCAGGCCTACGAGGAGGTCTTCTCCTCCGACCGCTGGAAGGCCCTGGCCGCCGACGGCGCCAACAAGCAGCGTCCGCTGTGGGCGTCGACCGGTGTGAAGGACCCGTCCTTCCCGGACACGATGTACGTCACCGAGCTGGTCGCGCCGAACACGGTCAACACCATGCCGGAGGCCACCCTCGAGGCCACGGACGACCACGGCGAGATCACCGGCGACACCGTCTCCGGCACCTACGAGCAGGCCCGCGCCGAGCTCGACGCGGTGGAGAAGCTCGGCATCTCCTACGACGACGTCGTCCAGGTCCTGGAGGACGAGGGCGTGGAGAAGTTCGCGGCGTCCTGGAACGACCTGCTCAAGTCGACGGAGGCGGAGCTCAAGCGCCTCGCCCCTACGGAGGGCTGA
- the zwf gene encoding glucose-6-phosphate dehydrogenase — MSRLPGSGANPLRDPADRRLPRIAGPSGLVIFGVTGDLSRKKLMPAVYDLANRGLLPPGFSLVGFARREWAHEDFAAEVHDAVKAHARTPFREEVWQQLIQGMRFVQGTFDDDEAFERLRGTIEELDKAQGTGGNFAFYLSVPPRSFPVVIQQLKKHGLTDQSGGSWRRAVIEKPFGHDLKSAEELNKVVHEVFEPDQVFRIDHYLGKETVQNILALRFANTMFEPIWNRSFVDHVQITMAEDIGVGGRAGYYDGIGAARDVIQNHLLQLLALTAMEEPASFDADALAAEKTKVLGAVRLPKDLGRHSVRGQYAAGWQGGEKVIGYLEEDGIDPKSKTDTFAAIKVGIDNRRWAGVPFYLRTGKRLGRRVTEIAVVFKAAPHSPFDHTATEELGENAIVIRVQPDEGITVRFGSKVPGTSMEIRDVSMDFAYGESFTESSPEAYERLILDVLLGDSNLFPRTEEVERSWEILDPIEEYWDKHGTPAQYKSGTWGPAEADEMLARDGRSWRRP, encoded by the coding sequence TTGTCACGTCTTCCCGGTTCCGGAGCGAACCCGCTTCGTGATCCCGCCGACCGACGGCTCCCGCGCATCGCGGGGCCGTCGGGCCTGGTGATCTTCGGCGTCACGGGTGACCTGTCCCGCAAGAAGCTGATGCCCGCGGTGTACGACCTCGCCAACCGGGGTCTGCTGCCGCCGGGCTTCTCGCTGGTGGGCTTCGCCCGCCGTGAGTGGGCGCACGAGGACTTCGCCGCCGAGGTCCACGACGCCGTCAAGGCGCACGCCCGTACGCCGTTCCGTGAGGAGGTCTGGCAGCAGCTCATCCAGGGGATGCGCTTCGTCCAGGGCACCTTCGACGACGACGAGGCCTTCGAGCGGCTGCGCGGCACCATCGAGGAGCTGGACAAGGCACAGGGCACGGGCGGCAACTTCGCCTTCTACCTGTCCGTGCCGCCGCGCTCCTTCCCGGTGGTCATCCAGCAGCTGAAGAAGCACGGTCTGACCGACCAGAGCGGTGGCTCCTGGCGCCGCGCGGTCATCGAGAAGCCGTTCGGCCACGACCTGAAGTCGGCCGAGGAGCTGAACAAGGTCGTGCACGAGGTGTTCGAACCGGACCAGGTGTTCCGGATCGACCACTACCTCGGCAAGGAGACCGTCCAGAACATCCTGGCGCTGCGTTTCGCCAACACGATGTTCGAACCGATCTGGAACCGGTCCTTCGTGGACCACGTGCAGATCACCATGGCCGAGGACATCGGCGTCGGCGGCCGTGCCGGTTACTACGACGGCATCGGCGCCGCCCGTGACGTCATCCAGAACCACCTGCTCCAGCTGCTCGCGCTGACCGCGATGGAGGAGCCCGCCTCCTTCGACGCGGACGCGCTGGCCGCGGAGAAGACCAAGGTGCTCGGCGCCGTCCGGCTGCCGAAGGACCTGGGCCGGCACAGCGTGCGCGGACAGTACGCGGCCGGCTGGCAGGGTGGCGAGAAGGTCATCGGCTACCTCGAAGAGGACGGCATCGACCCGAAGTCGAAGACCGACACCTTCGCCGCGATCAAGGTAGGCATCGACAACCGCCGCTGGGCGGGTGTCCCCTTCTACCTGCGCACCGGCAAGCGGCTCGGCCGCCGGGTGACGGAGATCGCGGTCGTCTTCAAGGCGGCCCCGCACTCCCCGTTCGACCACACGGCGACCGAGGAGCTGGGCGAGAACGCGATCGTCATCCGCGTCCAGCCGGACGAGGGCATCACGGTCCGCTTCGGCTCGAAGGTTCCGGGCACCTCGATGGAGATCCGGGACGTTTCCATGGACTTCGCCTACGGCGAGTCGTTCACGGAGTCGAGCCCGGAGGCGTACGAGCGGCTGATCCTGGACGTGCTGCTGGGCGACTCCAACCTCTTCCCGCGTACCGAGGAGGTCGAGCGCTCCTGGGAGATCCTCGACCCGATCGAGGAGTACTGGGACAAGCACGGCACTCCCGCGCAGTACAAGTCGGGCACCTGGGGTCCGGCCGAGGCGGACGAGATGCTCGCACGAGACGGACGGAGCTGGCGCCGGCCATGA
- the opcA gene encoding glucose-6-phosphate dehydrogenase assembly protein OpcA: MKIDLTDTTAGEINKALVQGRRAIGTPAVGMVLTLVIVTDEENAYDALRAANDASREHPSRTVVVIKRVSRSPRDRSTSRVDAEVRVGAEAGTGETAILRLHGEVAEHADSVVLPLLLPDAPVVVWWPVNAPLDPAKDPLGALAQRRVTDTYASEQPVRELSARAAAYTPGDTDLSWTRITPWRSMLAAALDQVTCKVKAVEVEGEEFNPSCELLAMWLADRLHVPVRRTLSSGPGLTAVRMDTDHGPITLDRADGSLATLSIEGQPARAVALKRRETAELIAEELRRLDPDDTYAAALRYGVERLRSVPQAAAAKEAAPVEPAQAPEASAAVEEPAAAEDPVVDAAQAPAKKAAAKRSPAKKAAAK; encoded by the coding sequence ATGAAGATAGACCTGACCGACACCACCGCCGGTGAGATCAACAAGGCGCTCGTGCAGGGCCGCCGTGCCATCGGCACTCCCGCCGTGGGCATGGTCCTCACCCTCGTCATCGTCACCGACGAGGAGAACGCCTACGACGCCCTGAGGGCCGCCAACGACGCGTCGCGCGAGCACCCCTCGCGCACGGTGGTGGTCATCAAGCGCGTCTCCCGTTCCCCGCGCGACCGCAGCACCTCGCGGGTCGACGCCGAGGTGCGGGTGGGCGCGGAGGCGGGGACCGGCGAGACGGCCATCCTGCGGCTGCACGGCGAGGTCGCCGAGCACGCCGACTCGGTCGTCCTGCCGCTGCTGCTGCCGGACGCCCCGGTCGTGGTGTGGTGGCCGGTGAACGCGCCGCTGGACCCGGCCAAGGACCCCCTTGGCGCGCTGGCCCAGCGCCGGGTCACCGACACCTATGCCTCGGAGCAGCCGGTGCGGGAGCTGTCGGCCCGCGCCGCGGCCTACACGCCCGGCGACACCGACCTGTCCTGGACCCGGATCACGCCGTGGCGTTCGATGCTGGCGGCGGCCCTGGACCAGGTGACGTGCAAGGTGAAGGCCGTCGAGGTGGAGGGCGAGGAGTTCAACCCGAGCTGCGAGCTGCTCGCGATGTGGCTCGCGGACCGGCTGCACGTGCCCGTGCGGCGCACGCTGTCCTCGGGCCCCGGTCTGACGGCGGTCCGCATGGACACCGACCACGGCCCGATCACCCTGGACCGGGCGGACGGCTCGCTGGCCACCCTGTCCATCGAGGGCCAGCCGGCCCGCGCGGTCGCGCTCAAGCGGCGGGAGACCGCCGAGCTGATCGCGGAGGAGCTGCGCCGGCTCGACCCGGACGACACCTACGCGGCCGCGCTGCGCTACGGCGTGGAGCGGCTGAGGTCCGTACCGCAGGCCGCCGCGGCGAAGGAGGCCGCTCCCGTGGAGCCGGCCCAGGCCCCGGAGGCCTCCGCCGCGGTGGAGGAGCCGGCCGCCGCCGAGGACCCGGTGGTGGACGCCGCGCAGGCGCCCGCGAAGAAGGCGGCCGCCAAGCGGTCCCCGGCGAAGAAGGCGGCGGCGAAATGA
- the pgl gene encoding 6-phosphogluconolactonase, with the protein MSTPQLVVHRDKELMAQAAAARLITKIVDAQASQGHASVVLTGGRNGNGLLAALAASPARDAIDWGRLDLWWGDERYLPEGDPERNYTQAREILLDSVPLDPARVHPMPASDGPYGADVDAAAEAYAAELAKAAGPENHGSVPVFDVLMLGVGPDTHVASLFPELPAVRETERTVVGVHGAPKPPPTRVSLTLPAIRSAREVWLLAAGEDKAQAVAIALSAAGEIQAPAAGARGRARTLWLLDTAAASQLPRSLYPPASP; encoded by the coding sequence ATGAGCACCCCCCAGCTGGTCGTCCACCGTGACAAGGAGCTGATGGCGCAGGCCGCCGCGGCCCGTCTGATCACGAAGATCGTGGACGCGCAGGCCTCCCAGGGCCACGCGTCCGTGGTCCTCACGGGCGGCCGCAACGGCAACGGGCTGCTGGCCGCGCTGGCGGCGTCCCCCGCCCGGGACGCCATCGACTGGGGCCGTCTCGACCTGTGGTGGGGCGACGAGCGCTACCTCCCCGAGGGCGACCCGGAGCGCAACTACACGCAGGCTCGCGAGATCCTGCTGGACTCCGTACCGCTGGACCCGGCGCGCGTGCACCCCATGCCCGCGTCCGACGGCCCGTACGGTGCGGACGTGGACGCGGCGGCCGAGGCGTACGCGGCGGAGCTGGCCAAGGCGGCCGGGCCGGAGAACCACGGCTCGGTGCCCGTGTTCGACGTGCTGATGCTGGGTGTCGGACCGGACACGCACGTGGCCTCGCTCTTCCCGGAGCTGCCCGCGGTGCGTGAGACGGAGCGCACGGTGGTGGGCGTCCACGGCGCCCCCAAGCCTCCGCCGACCCGGGTCTCCCTCACCCTGCCCGCGATCCGTTCGGCCCGTGAGGTCTGGCTCCTCGCGGCCGGTGAGGACAAGGCGCAGGCGGTGGCCATCGCCCTGTCGGCGGCCGGAGAGATCCAGGCCCCGGCCGCGGGGGCCCGCGGGCGTGCCCGCACCCTGTGGCTGCTGGACACGGCGGCGGCCTCGCAGCTGCCGCGCTCGCTGTATCCGCCGGCCTCCCCGTGA
- a CDS encoding carbohydrate ABC transporter permease yields the protein MNAVRRGLGNGLVQAFLVVIGLVWLTPLAGLFVSSLRSAADTAKGGWWTALAGPGQLSFDNYTALLKNAGMTQAFWNTVLISVPATVLVVVIAALAGYAFAWLDFPGREPLFLLVVALLVVPVQIGLLPVAKLFGQLGLFGTIPGVVLFHVAYGLPFAVFLLRNYFAEMPKEMLEAARMDGGGEWRIFTSLVLPVGRPAIASLAIFQFLWVWNDMLVALLFADSSAQPLTVELQSQIRQFGSNIDVLAPGAFLSLIVPVAVFFAFQRHFVQGVMAGSVK from the coding sequence ATGAACGCGGTCCGGCGCGGCCTGGGCAACGGCCTGGTGCAGGCGTTCCTCGTGGTGATCGGCCTCGTCTGGCTCACCCCGCTCGCGGGACTGTTCGTCTCCTCCCTGCGCTCGGCGGCCGACACCGCGAAGGGCGGCTGGTGGACGGCCCTGGCCGGTCCCGGCCAACTGTCCTTCGACAACTACACGGCGCTGCTGAAGAACGCCGGGATGACCCAGGCCTTCTGGAACACCGTGCTGATCTCCGTGCCGGCGACCGTCCTGGTCGTCGTCATCGCCGCCCTCGCCGGATACGCCTTCGCCTGGCTGGACTTCCCCGGCCGCGAACCGCTCTTCCTGCTGGTGGTCGCCCTGTTGGTGGTGCCGGTCCAGATCGGCCTGCTGCCGGTGGCCAAACTCTTCGGCCAGCTGGGCCTGTTCGGCACGATCCCCGGCGTGGTCCTCTTCCACGTGGCCTACGGCCTGCCGTTCGCGGTGTTCCTGCTGCGCAACTACTTCGCCGAGATGCCGAAGGAGATGCTGGAGGCGGCCCGCATGGACGGCGGCGGCGAGTGGCGCATCTTCACCAGCCTGGTCCTGCCGGTCGGCCGCCCCGCCATCGCCAGCCTGGCCATCTTCCAGTTCCTCTGGGTCTGGAACGACATGCTGGTCGCCCTGCTCTTCGCCGACAGCTCCGCCCAGCCCCTGACCGTGGAACTCCAGTCCCAGATCCGTCAGTTCGGCAGCAACATCGACGTCCTGGCGCCGGGCGCGTTCCTCTCCCTGATCGTGCCCGTGGCCGTGTTCTTCGCGTTCCAGCGGCACTTCGTGCAGGGGGTCATGGCCGGATCCGTGAAGTAG
- a CDS encoding ABC transporter permease subunit, whose amino-acid sequence MTASALVKEQAGLRAAGRGATAPRRRRARLIALLFVFPALLLLGALVVYPVLFSVGRSLFDASGTRFVGGDNYTEMFRDPATLKAVRNTVVWVVVAPALLTGLGLVLAVLVEKIRWATAFKLLLFMPMAVSFLAAGIVFRLAYDEDPDKGVLNAAVVSVHDAFKGTSSYPTARARDGQGLTPGRDGSYATTASVSPGDSVTLPMVGVLPGDLPQGAEPASEAPRETAAGELRGVVYLDFTPGGGGRQGQVDPHESGLPGMKVEAVRGGGTVASTTTAADGSFRLTGLHAGSYTLKLPESNFAPPYQGVSWLGPALVTPAIIGAYLWIWTGFAMVLIGAGLSALPRDALEAARIDGASEWQIFRRITVPLLAPVLTVVFVTLVINVMKVFDLVYIIAPGPVQEDATVLATQMWLVSFGGGNNQGLGSALGVLLLLLVVPAMVFNVRRFRRSQR is encoded by the coding sequence ATGACCGCCTCCGCACTCGTCAAGGAGCAGGCGGGCCTGCGGGCCGCCGGCCGCGGCGCCACAGCGCCGCGCCGGCGGCGCGCCCGGCTGATCGCCCTGCTCTTCGTCTTCCCCGCGCTGCTCCTGCTCGGCGCGCTCGTCGTCTACCCGGTCCTGTTCTCCGTCGGCCGCAGCCTCTTCGACGCCTCCGGCACCCGGTTCGTGGGCGGCGACAACTACACCGAGATGTTCCGCGACCCGGCCACGCTGAAGGCCGTCCGCAACACCGTCGTCTGGGTGGTCGTGGCCCCGGCCCTGCTCACCGGACTCGGCCTCGTCCTGGCCGTCCTGGTCGAGAAGATCCGCTGGGCCACCGCCTTCAAACTCCTGCTGTTCATGCCGATGGCCGTCTCCTTCCTCGCCGCCGGCATCGTCTTCCGGCTCGCCTACGACGAGGACCCCGACAAGGGCGTGCTCAACGCGGCCGTGGTCTCCGTCCACGACGCCTTCAAGGGCACGTCGTCCTACCCGACGGCCCGGGCCCGCGACGGGCAGGGGCTCACCCCGGGCCGCGACGGCTCGTACGCCACGACCGCGAGCGTGTCACCGGGTGACTCGGTGACGCTGCCCATGGTCGGCGTGCTGCCCGGAGACCTGCCCCAGGGGGCCGAACCCGCGTCCGAGGCCCCCCGCGAGACGGCGGCCGGCGAACTGCGCGGCGTCGTCTACCTGGACTTCACCCCCGGCGGGGGAGGCAGACAGGGGCAGGTCGACCCGCACGAGAGCGGCCTGCCCGGCATGAAGGTCGAGGCGGTACGCGGCGGCGGTACGGTCGCGAGCACCACGACCGCGGCCGACGGCTCCTTCCGCCTCACCGGGCTGCACGCCGGCTCGTACACGCTGAAGCTGCCGGAGTCGAACTTCGCCCCGCCCTACCAGGGCGTCTCCTGGCTCGGCCCGGCCCTGGTCACCCCGGCGATCATCGGCGCCTACCTGTGGATCTGGACCGGCTTCGCGATGGTGCTGATCGGCGCGGGCCTCTCCGCGCTGCCCCGGGACGCCCTGGAGGCGGCCCGGATCGACGGGGCGAGCGAGTGGCAGATCTTCCGCCGCATCACCGTCCCGCTGCTGGCGCCCGTCCTCACGGTCGTCTTCGTCACCCTCGTGATCAACGTGATGAAGGTCTTCGACCTCGTCTACATCATCGCGCCCGGGCCGGTGCAGGAGGACGCCACCGTGCTCGCCACCCAGATGTGGCTGGTGTCCTTCGGCGGAGGCAACAACCAGGGCCTCGGCAGCGCCCTCGGCGTGCTGCTCCTGCTGCTCGTGGTCCCCGCGATGGTCTTCAACGTCCGCCGCTTCAGAAGGAGTCAGCGATGA
- a CDS encoding ABC transporter substrate-binding protein codes for MMRRRTTLLTGCTTLALALGTTACGGSTPVAAGGGDKALSGRTVTVAGVWTGSEQKNFQKVLDAFTAKTGAKTQFMSTGDNVSTVVGSKIEGGNAPDVVMVPQVGVLQQFAKQGWLKPLSPTAEQTIGADFAPVWKNYGSVDGKLYGLYFKAAHKSTVWYSPDALAQAGVKAPGTYEEMLKAGHTVSDSGLAAFAVAGQDGWTLTDWFENIYLSQAGPEKYDALATHKIKWTDASVVKALTTLGKLFKDKQLVAGGQKEALNTDFPGSVEKVFGPKPEAGMVYEGDFVAGVAHDQFGKTVGKDADFFPFPAVDGGTAPVVSGGDAAVVLKDGKNAEAGMKLLEFLATPEAAAVWAKAGGFLSPNKKLDLASYGDDVTRATAKSLVAAGDADSVRFDMSDQAPAAFGGTKGAGEWKLLQDFLRDPSDAKGTAAKLESAAAKAYQG; via the coding sequence ATGATGCGACGACGTACCACCCTGCTCACCGGCTGCACCACCCTCGCCCTGGCACTCGGCACGACCGCCTGCGGCGGCAGCACCCCGGTCGCCGCGGGCGGCGGCGACAAGGCACTCAGCGGCCGGACCGTCACCGTGGCCGGTGTCTGGACCGGCAGCGAGCAGAAGAACTTCCAGAAGGTGCTGGACGCGTTCACCGCGAAGACCGGCGCCAAGACGCAGTTCATGTCCACCGGCGACAACGTCTCCACCGTCGTCGGCAGCAAGATCGAGGGCGGCAACGCGCCCGACGTCGTGATGGTCCCGCAGGTCGGTGTGCTCCAGCAGTTCGCGAAGCAGGGCTGGCTCAAGCCGCTGTCCCCGACCGCCGAGCAGACGATCGGCGCCGACTTCGCACCCGTGTGGAAGAACTACGGCAGCGTCGACGGCAAGCTGTACGGCCTGTACTTCAAGGCCGCCCACAAGTCGACCGTCTGGTACAGCCCCGACGCCCTCGCGCAGGCCGGGGTCAAGGCCCCGGGGACCTACGAGGAGATGCTGAAGGCCGGCCACACCGTCTCCGACTCCGGCCTCGCCGCCTTCGCGGTCGCCGGACAGGACGGCTGGACCCTCACCGACTGGTTCGAGAACATCTACCTCTCCCAGGCCGGACCCGAGAAGTACGACGCCCTCGCCACCCACAAGATCAAGTGGACCGACGCGAGCGTGGTCAAGGCACTCACCACCCTCGGCAAGCTCTTCAAGGACAAGCAGCTCGTCGCCGGCGGCCAGAAGGAGGCCCTCAACACCGACTTCCCGGGCTCGGTGGAGAAGGTGTTCGGACCCAAGCCCGAGGCCGGCATGGTCTACGAGGGCGACTTCGTCGCGGGCGTCGCCCACGACCAGTTCGGCAAGACGGTCGGCAAGGACGCCGACTTCTTCCCGTTCCCCGCGGTCGACGGCGGCACCGCCCCCGTGGTCAGCGGCGGCGACGCGGCCGTCGTCCTCAAGGACGGCAAGAACGCCGAGGCCGGCATGAAGCTCCTGGAGTTCCTGGCCACGCCCGAGGCCGCGGCCGTGTGGGCGAAGGCGGGCGGCTTCCTGTCCCCGAACAAGAAGCTCGACCTCGCCTCCTACGGCGACGACGTCACCCGCGCCACCGCCAAGTCCCTCGTCGCCGCGGGAGACGCCGACTCCGTCCGCTTCGACATGTCCGACCAGGCACCGGCGGCGTTCGGCGGCACCAAGGGCGCGGGCGAGTGGAAGCTGCTCCAGGACTTCCTGCGCGACCCCTCCGACGCCAAGGGCACCGCCGCGAAGCTGGAGTCCGCGGCGGCCAAGGCCTACCAGGGCTGA